A section of the Aminiphilus circumscriptus DSM 16581 genome encodes:
- the aroD gene encoding type I 3-dehydroquinate dehydratase produces the protein MRVMPTRSLTARGKVLGGERPLVCVPLVGRTPEGVLEEARTVAAAAPDLLEVRADAWECAERTGEAMALLARLRESVEHLPLLFTCRSAAEGGFRPVGEDARTRLFHAAVEERLVDFVDLELSCGRERLAALKRRAAERGIFLVVSFHDFEGTPSREALLATVAAQVEAGADVAKVAVMPQRPEDVLTLLAATLEARRLFPETPLVTVSMGELGAASRVMGWLCGSDLTFAVGTAASAPGQIPLAALRGVNDVLLSPKDSA, from the coding sequence ATGCGCGTGATGCCCACGAGATCCCTGACGGCAAGGGGCAAGGTTCTGGGAGGAGAGCGCCCTCTCGTGTGCGTGCCCCTCGTGGGGAGAACGCCGGAGGGCGTTCTGGAGGAAGCACGGACCGTCGCCGCCGCCGCGCCGGATCTCCTGGAGGTGCGGGCGGATGCCTGGGAATGCGCGGAGCGGACCGGCGAGGCGATGGCACTTCTGGCCCGTCTTCGGGAGAGTGTGGAGCATCTTCCGCTCCTTTTCACCTGCAGAAGTGCCGCCGAGGGAGGCTTCCGCCCCGTCGGCGAGGACGCCCGAACCCGCCTCTTCCATGCGGCCGTGGAAGAACGGCTCGTGGACTTCGTGGATCTGGAGCTCTCCTGCGGTCGGGAGCGCCTTGCAGCGCTGAAGCGCCGCGCTGCGGAGCGGGGGATTTTTCTCGTCGTCTCCTTCCACGATTTTGAGGGAACGCCCTCCCGGGAGGCGCTTCTCGCCACCGTCGCCGCTCAGGTGGAGGCGGGGGCGGATGTGGCCAAGGTGGCGGTCATGCCGCAGCGCCCCGAGGACGTGCTCACGCTTCTCGCGGCGACCCTGGAGGCACGACGCCTCTTTCCCGAGACACCCCTCGTCACCGTGTCCATGGGAGAGCTCGGCGCGGCGAGCCGCGTCATGGGATGGCTCTGCGGCTCCGACCTGACTTTTGCGGTGGGGACCGCCGCTTCCGCGCCGGGGCAGATTCCTCTGGCGGCACTCCGCGGGGTGAACGATGTGCTGCTGTCCCCGAAAGACTCTGCCTGA
- the aroE gene encoding shikimate dehydrogenase has translation MTFCPTPATKYVVLFGNPLAHSLSARLHNAVFRAWKWDCLYYPLESDGAEALGRILSVLPLFHIVGANVTMPYKETVISFLDRLDAGAAECGAVNTIVVTASGLVGHNTDGTGFLRSFTETFGESLEGKRLLVAGAGGAAKSLVFALLRAGVERVVVYNNNEARAKGLVERVEAFHPGKCVWHPLEDKPVPAAAVREADILLNTTKMGMRGALEGASPFNFASLRPGQFVCDAVYNPPETRLLAEAAAAGCRTLGGEGMFLHQAAEAFFLWFGQYPDVDLMRDVFREHFRTVQHSGVRRTSAEVRTPRCDMPT, from the coding sequence ATGACCTTCTGCCCCACTCCGGCCACGAAGTATGTCGTGCTCTTCGGCAACCCCCTGGCGCATTCCCTGTCGGCCCGGCTCCACAACGCGGTGTTCCGGGCATGGAAATGGGACTGTCTCTACTACCCCCTGGAGAGCGACGGCGCGGAGGCGCTTGGACGCATCCTGTCCGTGCTGCCCCTTTTTCACATCGTCGGCGCCAACGTCACCATGCCCTACAAGGAGACGGTGATTTCCTTTCTGGACCGGCTCGATGCCGGTGCCGCCGAGTGCGGCGCGGTGAACACCATTGTGGTCACCGCCTCGGGGCTGGTGGGGCACAACACGGACGGCACGGGATTTCTCCGTTCCTTCACGGAGACCTTCGGAGAGTCCCTCGAGGGAAAGCGCCTTCTCGTGGCAGGGGCCGGAGGCGCGGCGAAATCCCTCGTCTTCGCCCTGCTCCGGGCAGGTGTGGAGCGGGTCGTGGTGTACAACAACAACGAGGCCAGAGCGAAGGGACTCGTGGAGAGGGTGGAGGCGTTCCATCCGGGAAAATGCGTCTGGCATCCTTTGGAAGACAAACCCGTGCCCGCCGCGGCGGTGCGCGAGGCGGACATTCTTCTGAACACCACGAAGATGGGCATGCGGGGTGCCCTCGAAGGCGCATCTCCCTTCAATTTCGCGTCGCTGCGTCCGGGACAGTTCGTCTGCGACGCGGTCTACAATCCTCCCGAGACACGGCTCCTTGCGGAGGCGGCTGCGGCGGGGTGCCGCACCCTCGGCGGCGAGGGCATGTTCCTGCACCAGGCGGCGGAGGCGTTCTTTCTCTGGTTTGGTCAATATCCGGATGTGGACCTCATGCGCGATGTTTTCCGGGAGCACTTCCGCACGGTCCAGCATTCGGGAGTGCGGCGGACGAGTGCCGAAGTGCGTACTCCACGCTGTGACATGCCGACATAG